From one Misgurnus anguillicaudatus chromosome 2, ASM2758022v2, whole genome shotgun sequence genomic stretch:
- the ltb4r2b gene encoding leukotriene B4 receptor 2b has translation MESINKSTFIHNTNATIPEDKSIVGNIPATFGALILSIVFLLGVPGNLFIIWSILARARKRSVTTLLILHLAFADGFLMCLTIFFIIYLAQKKWIFGAVMCKVLFYLCNTNMYASIMIIMLMSLHRFVAVVYPGYLRACTRRRTVLLLLGGLWIVVFLLALPALIFRAEKTEINYNGKNRTVCATDHTQSRHAVFQYTLETMVGFLVPYAVIVFSYVCILRRLRETKFKRRIRSENLIQAIIVTFCIFWLPYHFINTLQVVAALTPEGSLAKNKLDKIWQSGRTVTSALAFISSCANPILYTFAGRSYIKADGLAFMARLFEGTVLDYNSRRIDTLSPSTTDSPLALGRRKNTGT, from the exons ATGGAATCAATCAACAAGAGCACCTTCATTCACAACACGAATGCAACCATACCTGAAGATAAGAGCATCGTAGGTAACATCCCTGCTACCTTTGGTGCCCTCATCCTCAGCATCGTCTTCCTCTTGGGAGTTCCTGGCAACCTCTTTATTATCTGGAGCATCCTGGCACGTGCCCGCAAGCGATCCGTCACCACCCTGCTCATTCTTCACCTGGCCTTTGCGGATGGTTTTCTGATGTGTCTGACTATTTTCTTTATTATATACCTGGCCCAAAAGAAATGGATATTTGGAGCCGTCATGTGCAAAGTGCTCTTCTACTTGTGTAATACGAACATGTACGCTTCTATTATGATCATTATGCTGATGAGTCTGCACAGATTTGTAGCAGTGGTGTATCCTGGATACTTGAGAGCTTGCACTCGAAGGAGGACAGTATTGCTTTTGCTCGGAGGCCTGTGGATTGTCGTCTTTCTTTTGGCACTCCCAGCTTTGATATTCAGAGCAGAAAAAACTGAGATAAATTACAATGGGAAAAATCGCACCGTGTGTGCAACCGATCACACGCAATCACGTCAT GCGGTTTTCCAATACACCCTTGAGACAATGGTGGGCTTCTTGGTACCTTATGCTGTAATAGTCTTCAGTTATGTTTGTATCCTCCGCCGCCTCAGAGAGACCAAATTCAAGAGGAGGATTCGAAGCGAGAACCTTATTCAAGCCATTATTGTGACATTCTGCATTTTCTGGCTGCCCTAtcattttattaatacattgCAG GTGGTTGCAGCACTTACACCAGAGGGCTCGCTGGCCAAAAATAA ACTGGATAAAATCTGGCAGTCAGGGCGCACCGTTACCTCTGCTCTGGCTTTTATCAGCAGTTGTGCCAACCCCATCCTCTACACCTTTGCTGGGCGCTCCTATATTAAAGCTGATGGACTGGCATTCATGGCTAGACTGTTTGAAGGCACCGTGCTCGACTACAATTCACGGAGAATAGACACATTATCACCCTCTACAACTGATAGTCCATTAGCACTGGGGCGCAGAAAAAACACTGGAACTTAA
- the sdr39u1 gene encoding epimerase family protein SDR39U1 translates to MRFVIGGGSGFVGRELTRLLKSKGHEITIISRQPGPGKITWADVASGGLPPCEGAVNLAGENIMNPLRWWNESYKKDLLSSRVDTTRMLAQAIAASPTPPHSWVLVTGVACYKPSFQTQYTEESDWTPFDFLSHLVQEWEQAGQLPDNSVKKTRQVIIRPGAVLGRDGGAMKQMMIPFWLGLGGTLGSGRQPFPWIHVSDLAGIIAHALEPHEEPPSTKPDIFNGVAPVMNTNYEFTKELGRALKRPTVFPVPGFFLDAFLGSERAVILTQGQKVVPKRTLESGFEFKYPDLTSALKEIIGD, encoded by the exons ATGAGATTTGTAATAG GTGGAGGTTCAGGATTTGTTGGTCGTGAGCTGACTCGTTTGTTGAAAAGCAAAGGTCATGAAATAACAATCATATCCAGGCAGCCTGGTCCGGGAAAAATAACATGG GCTGACGTAGCGTCTGGAGGTTTACCGCCATGCGAGGGTGCTGTTAATCTAGCAGGGGAGAATATCATGAACCCCTTGCGATG GTGGAATGAGAGTTATAAGAAGGATCTGTTATCCAGCCGTGTAGATACGACCAGAATGCTTGCCCAGGCTATTGCTGCCTCACCTACTCCACCACATTCATGGGTGCTTGTCACAGGAGTTG CATGCTATAAACCTAGTTTTCAAACCCAGTACACTGAGGAAAGCGACTGGACACCGTTTGACTTCCTGTCTCATCTGGTACAGGAGTGGGAGCAGGCAGGGCAACTTCCTGACAACAGTGTTAAGAAAACAAGACAAGTGATCATAAGACCAG GTGCTGTTTTAGGGCGTGATGGTGGTGCCATGAAACAGATGATGATCCCATTCTGGCTTGGCCTCGGAGGGACTCTTGGATCAGGACGGCAACCCTTCCCCTGGATTCATGTCTCAGACCTCGCTGGAATCATTGCCCATGCACTAGAGCCCCATGAAGAACCACCATCCACAAAGCCAGATATATTTAACGGGGTTGCGCCTGTGATGAATACAAATTATGAGTTCACTAAGGAGTTGGGCAGGGCTCTGAAAAGGCCTACTGTCTTCCCTGTGCCTGGCTTTTTCTTAGATGCCTTCCTGGGTTCTGAGAGAGCTGTTATCCTCACGCAAGGACAGAAAGTGGTACCCAAAAGAACTCTTGAATCAGGCTTTGAGTTTAAATACCCAGATCTTACCTCTGCTTTGAAAGAAATTATTGGAGATTAG
- the mettl17 gene encoding ribosome assembly protein METTL17, mitochondrial isoform X1, whose protein sequence is MYLLSSRVCVKCPRCYVSFCIKETQRCQSTAEPLVQTNFLKGAPHRKHPGVTNLKTVRLPEQLQEAALSILRRAEVKDLTERAHKLSNFLWSRKRAVETSQLREKAILLERKYLDEESDTHTDAIDHELEARIRKQVLSELRRTTYHRTLLRYDKELGLLYMAARLAGGYAAVTRALNEIKKRDPLFVPYSLLDFGSGLGSCTWASHTLWGDSLKEYVCVDSSGDMNMLAEQLIKGGDELDNPLIKEVYFRQFLPVSPKVQFDLVLAAFSLSELATLNERINVIYTLWRKTNQYLVLVENGTKEGHQILMEARNTILKGEEQVTHDLRKPAVFAPCTHELPCPKLINQPVVPCNFPQFYYSLPLSRSQDRQQEKFSYLIISRSNGEKALKTEGLDMGRLTAQVHRRPRHVQCQLCCSNGELRQLAVTARHHGKDMYRCARNSDWGDLLPVFHEEEHTENDENL, encoded by the exons atgtatttacttagCAGCCGAGTGTGTGTTAAATGTCCAAGATGTTACGTTTCTTTTTGTATAAAAGAAACACAGAGG TGTCAGAGTACTGCAGAGCCTCTTGTCCAGACTAACTTCCTGAAAGGTGCTCCTCATCGAAAACACCCAGGTGTTACAAACCTCAAAACAGTGCGGCTGCCAGAACAACTGCAGGAAGCAGCGCTGTCCATTCTACGAA GGGCGGAGGTAAAAGATCTGACAGAAAGAGCACATAAACTGTCGAACTTCCTTTGGAGCCGGAAGCGGGCGGTAGAAACCTCACAGCTCAGGGAGAAAGCCATTCTTCTCGAGAGGAAATATTTGGATGAAGAGAGTGATACTCATACAG ATGCTATTGACCATGAACTGGAGGCTCGAATAAGAAAGCAAGTATTATCTGAACTGAGAAGAACTACATACCACAGGACTCTTCTCAG GTATGATAAAGAACTTGGGTTGCTGTATATGGCTGCCAGGCTCGCAGGTGGTTATGCTGCTGTCACCAGAGCATTAAATGAG ATAAAGAAGAGAGATCCTTTATTTGTACCATATTCTCTTTTGGATTTTGGGTCAGGACTTGGATCATGTACTTG GGCATCACACACCCTCTGGGGAGACTCTTTGAAGGAGTATGTTTGTGTTGACAGCTCTGGAGACATGAACATGTTGGCAGAACAGTTGATAAAAG GAGGTGACGAACTGGATAATCCATTGATCAAAGAAGTATATTTCCGCCAGTTCCTCCCTGTTTCTCCTAAG GTGCAGTTTGATCTGGTGCTAGCTGCTTTCTCTTTGTCAGAGCTAGCCACTCTGAACGAGCGAATCAATGTTATTTACACTCTGTGGAGAAAAACCAACCAATATCTT GTCCTTGTTGAGAATGGAACCAAGGAAGGCCATCAGATCCTTATGGAGGCCAGAAACACTATACTCAAG GGAGAAGAGCAGGTAACACATGACTTGAGGAAACCAGCTGTATTTGCGCCG TGTACTCATGAGCTGCCTTGTCCCAAATTGATCAACCAACCTGTAGTACCCTGCAACTTCCCCCAGTTTTATTATTCCCTGCCCTTATCCAGG AGCCAAGACAGACAGCAGGAGAAGTTCAGTTATTTAATTATATCCAGGTCAAATGGAGAGAAAGCTTTAAAGACTGAGGGTTTGGATATGGGCAGACTCACGGCACAAGTGCATCGTAGACCCAGACATGTTCAGTGTCAGCTCTGCTGCTCCAATGGAGAACTCAGACAGCTCGCCGTAACGGCACGTCATCATGGAAA agaCATGTACAGGTGTGCCAGAAACAGTGACTGGGGAGATCTGCTGCCAGTATTTCATGAGGAGGAACACACAGAAAACGATGAGAATCTATGA
- the mettl17 gene encoding ribosome assembly protein METTL17, mitochondrial isoform X2 produces the protein MLDIRRAFLLKKCRHPLFNNCQSTAEPLVQTNFLKGAPHRKHPGVTNLKTVRLPEQLQEAALSILRRAEVKDLTERAHKLSNFLWSRKRAVETSQLREKAILLERKYLDEESDTHTDAIDHELEARIRKQVLSELRRTTYHRTLLRYDKELGLLYMAARLAGGYAAVTRALNEIKKRDPLFVPYSLLDFGSGLGSCTWASHTLWGDSLKEYVCVDSSGDMNMLAEQLIKGGDELDNPLIKEVYFRQFLPVSPKVQFDLVLAAFSLSELATLNERINVIYTLWRKTNQYLVLVENGTKEGHQILMEARNTILKGEEQVTHDLRKPAVFAPCTHELPCPKLINQPVVPCNFPQFYYSLPLSRSQDRQQEKFSYLIISRSNGEKALKTEGLDMGRLTAQVHRRPRHVQCQLCCSNGELRQLAVTARHHGKDMYRCARNSDWGDLLPVFHEEEHTENDENL, from the exons ATGTTAGATATACGCCGTGCTTTTCTTCTAAAAAAATGCAGGCATCCGCTATTTAACAAT TGTCAGAGTACTGCAGAGCCTCTTGTCCAGACTAACTTCCTGAAAGGTGCTCCTCATCGAAAACACCCAGGTGTTACAAACCTCAAAACAGTGCGGCTGCCAGAACAACTGCAGGAAGCAGCGCTGTCCATTCTACGAA GGGCGGAGGTAAAAGATCTGACAGAAAGAGCACATAAACTGTCGAACTTCCTTTGGAGCCGGAAGCGGGCGGTAGAAACCTCACAGCTCAGGGAGAAAGCCATTCTTCTCGAGAGGAAATATTTGGATGAAGAGAGTGATACTCATACAG ATGCTATTGACCATGAACTGGAGGCTCGAATAAGAAAGCAAGTATTATCTGAACTGAGAAGAACTACATACCACAGGACTCTTCTCAG GTATGATAAAGAACTTGGGTTGCTGTATATGGCTGCCAGGCTCGCAGGTGGTTATGCTGCTGTCACCAGAGCATTAAATGAG ATAAAGAAGAGAGATCCTTTATTTGTACCATATTCTCTTTTGGATTTTGGGTCAGGACTTGGATCATGTACTTG GGCATCACACACCCTCTGGGGAGACTCTTTGAAGGAGTATGTTTGTGTTGACAGCTCTGGAGACATGAACATGTTGGCAGAACAGTTGATAAAAG GAGGTGACGAACTGGATAATCCATTGATCAAAGAAGTATATTTCCGCCAGTTCCTCCCTGTTTCTCCTAAG GTGCAGTTTGATCTGGTGCTAGCTGCTTTCTCTTTGTCAGAGCTAGCCACTCTGAACGAGCGAATCAATGTTATTTACACTCTGTGGAGAAAAACCAACCAATATCTT GTCCTTGTTGAGAATGGAACCAAGGAAGGCCATCAGATCCTTATGGAGGCCAGAAACACTATACTCAAG GGAGAAGAGCAGGTAACACATGACTTGAGGAAACCAGCTGTATTTGCGCCG TGTACTCATGAGCTGCCTTGTCCCAAATTGATCAACCAACCTGTAGTACCCTGCAACTTCCCCCAGTTTTATTATTCCCTGCCCTTATCCAGG AGCCAAGACAGACAGCAGGAGAAGTTCAGTTATTTAATTATATCCAGGTCAAATGGAGAGAAAGCTTTAAAGACTGAGGGTTTGGATATGGGCAGACTCACGGCACAAGTGCATCGTAGACCCAGACATGTTCAGTGTCAGCTCTGCTGCTCCAATGGAGAACTCAGACAGCTCGCCGTAACGGCACGTCATCATGGAAA agaCATGTACAGGTGTGCCAGAAACAGTGACTGGGGAGATCTGCTGCCAGTATTTCATGAGGAGGAACACACAGAAAACGATGAGAATCTATGA